In Oreochromis aureus strain Israel breed Guangdong linkage group 20, ZZ_aureus, whole genome shotgun sequence, the following are encoded in one genomic region:
- the ubxn10 gene encoding UBX domain-containing protein 10 has product MHLTRPKSSKGRSRPAVDSSLYPGEANSIQREPRSPEFRRPDRNLRSRSQPVMLQANHLSQEEVLHMLQRTPAAPPQSLNKYKVLPSIERRRQSEVSLHKDVSNLNLENDGETKICSPRDSTAEAGSGSLLLAVRAPCGRRFQQPFDPTHTLLTVKASAEARFGTRYEDACIETMEVPRRSFTDLGMTLAQCAIPNRSVLCISQKTDSMGGQE; this is encoded by the coding sequence ATGCATCTAACAAGGCCAAAATCCTCTAAGGGGCGAAGCAGACCTGCTGTAGACAGCTCACTGTATCCAGGGGAGGCGAACAGCATCCAGAGAGAGCCGAGGTCTCCTGAGTTCCGCAGGCCGGACAGAAACCTTCGCTCCCGGTCTCAGCCCGTCATGTTGCAAGCTAACCACCTGAGCCAGGAGGAAGTTTTGCACATGCTGCAGCGTACTCCTGCTGCTCCGCCACAGTCCTTAAACAAGTACAAAGTCCTTCCGTCAATAGAGAGGAGAAGGCAGTCAGAGGTGAGCCTGCACAAAGACGTGTCCAACCTTAACCTAGAAAATGATGGTGAGACCAAGATCTGCAGCCCCAGGGATTCAACGGCAGAAGCTGGCAGTGGCAGTTTGCTTCTTGCTGTAAGAGCTCCATGCGGAAGGAGGTTTCAGCAGCCctttgaccccacacacactctgctGACAGTGAAAGCCAGTGCAGAGGCCAGGTTTGGAACCAGGTATGAAGATGCTTGCATTGAGACCATGGAGGTACCACGCAGGAGCTTTACTGACCTGGGTATGACTCTGGCACAGTGTGCCATTCCTAACAGATCCGTGCTGTGCATCTCTCAGAAAACTGACAGTATGGGGGGACAAGAGTAA